One window of Dyadobacter sandarakinus genomic DNA carries:
- a CDS encoding DegT/DnrJ/EryC1/StrS family aminotransferase → MINVTKTFLPDQEQYIQYIREIWDRGYVTNNGPLLQELEEKLKSYLGVDHLYFCTNGTIVLQIAIKALEIKGDVITTPFSYCATSNAILWENCNPVFVDIDPDTFNINASLIEQAITPATTAILATHVYGNPCDVERIEEVAAKHKLKVIYDAAHAFGVTYKGRSLLSFGDISTCSFHATKVFHTIEGGALISNHPELDRKLHLMRAFGHQGDEHYLYAGINGKNSEMHAAMGLVNLPHVGEIIAARREVCDGYDRLLNWEILSRPVINPHIEYNYAYYPVVFPSEEVMFRVMDALKAEDVVPRRYFYPSLNTLSFMPAYIPCPVSEDIALRVLSLPLYVGLPQADVERIAGIINANLLP, encoded by the coding sequence ATGATTAACGTCACTAAAACATTCCTGCCCGACCAGGAGCAGTACATTCAGTACATCCGTGAAATCTGGGATCGTGGGTATGTTACCAATAACGGACCTTTGCTTCAGGAGCTTGAAGAAAAACTGAAAAGCTACCTGGGTGTGGATCATCTGTACTTTTGTACCAATGGTACCATCGTTTTACAGATTGCCATCAAAGCGCTGGAAATCAAGGGTGATGTAATTACAACCCCATTTTCATACTGCGCTACTTCCAATGCAATCCTTTGGGAAAACTGTAATCCGGTTTTCGTAGACATAGATCCTGACACGTTTAATATTAACGCGTCGCTTATTGAGCAGGCTATCACGCCGGCTACGACGGCTATCCTTGCCACGCACGTGTACGGAAATCCGTGCGACGTGGAGCGCATTGAAGAAGTGGCTGCAAAGCACAAACTGAAAGTTATTTACGATGCAGCCCATGCTTTCGGGGTAACCTACAAAGGCCGGTCACTGCTTTCTTTCGGGGATATCAGTACGTGCAGCTTCCATGCTACCAAGGTTTTTCATACCATTGAAGGCGGGGCGCTTATATCCAATCATCCCGAGCTCGACCGTAAGCTCCACCTGATGCGCGCTTTCGGGCACCAGGGTGATGAGCATTACCTGTATGCAGGAATCAATGGAAAAAATTCAGAGATGCATGCTGCCATGGGGCTGGTGAATCTGCCGCATGTAGGGGAAATCATCGCTGCGCGCCGCGAGGTTTGTGACGGATATGATCGTCTGCTCAACTGGGAAATCCTTTCCAGGCCGGTTATAAACCCGCATATTGAGTACAACTATGCATATTACCCGGTCGTATTCCCCTCGGAGGAGGTGATGTTTCGCGTCATGGATGCCCTCAAAGCAGAGGATGTCGTACCGCGCCGCTACTTTTATCCATCATTGAATACGCTTTCTTTCATGCCGGCTTACATTCCCTGTCCGGTGTCGGAAGATATTGCGCTGAGAGTATTGAGCCTGCCGCTGTATGTGGGCCTTCCGCAAGCAGATGTGGAGCGCATAGCAGGGATTATTAATGCAAATTTGCTACCATAA
- a CDS encoding ABC transporter permease, which produces MAQHTTTIKAGGSEKDYWKDLWLNRQLLWILSKRDISVRYKQTLLGVAWSVLRPLMTMIVMVFVYSYLAKVKSEPGIPYPLLVLSGITIWSFFSNTFTQISNSILINSNLVSKVYFPRLLMPLSSIAVGFVDFLITFGIYLVLNLYFREPIGWQIVFLPCFILLTFITSMGFGLFFAVLNVRFRDIGQLIPFLVQVGMFVCPVAYSSSLARGTSFEKYYNLNPLVGIIEGFRWCLFGDKAYFHPQSLYSTAIVSCLIMILSLVYFRRRENTFVDHI; this is translated from the coding sequence ATGGCACAACACACCACCACAATCAAAGCGGGAGGTTCGGAAAAGGATTACTGGAAAGACCTCTGGCTGAACCGGCAGTTGCTGTGGATCCTGTCCAAACGCGACATTTCGGTCCGGTATAAACAAACGCTCCTGGGTGTTGCATGGAGCGTGCTGCGGCCCCTGATGACAATGATCGTCATGGTGTTCGTGTACAGCTATCTTGCCAAAGTAAAAAGTGAGCCGGGCATTCCGTATCCGCTGCTCGTACTCAGCGGAATTACAATATGGAGCTTTTTCTCCAATACTTTTACCCAGATCAGCAACAGTATCCTGATCAACTCCAACCTGGTATCGAAGGTATACTTTCCACGCCTCCTGATGCCGCTGAGCTCCATTGCGGTAGGTTTCGTTGATTTTCTGATCACTTTCGGCATTTACCTGGTGCTGAACCTCTACTTCCGCGAGCCCATAGGCTGGCAGATTGTGTTTCTGCCCTGCTTCATTTTGCTTACTTTTATTACATCCATGGGCTTCGGCCTGTTTTTTGCTGTTCTTAATGTGCGTTTCCGTGACATTGGTCAGCTGATTCCTTTTCTGGTGCAGGTAGGGATGTTTGTGTGCCCGGTTGCTTACAGCAGCTCGCTTGCGCGGGGGACGTCATTCGAAAAGTACTATAATCTTAATCCCCTGGTTGGGATCATCGAGGGTTTCCGCTGGTGCCTGTTTGGTGATAAAGCTTACTTCCACCCTCAAAGCCTGTACTCAACGGCCATTGTCTCGTGTTTGATAATGATACTGTCGCTGGTTTATTTCCGCAGAAGAGAAAATACTTTCGTAGATCATATCTGA
- a CDS encoding ABC transporter ATP-binding protein — MPVIVAENISKKYIIDHQRKNGPTSLRDIVADTVGKLFSGKEDTGEKEEFWALKDVNFSIDQGDRIGIVGHNGAGKSTLLKILSRITEPTTGQIRIDGRIASLLEVGTGFHPELTGRENIFLNGAILGMSKREIRQSFDAIVDFAGVEKFLDTPVKRYSSGMYVRLGFAIAAHLNPEILIVDEVLAVGDTEFQKKCLGKMRDVSESGRTLLFVSHNLTAIQALCNKSFYFEKGRLIDQGETTHIVTNYLSKVSHKTLEKHWDNVDEAPGNDQVRVKSFKLFPDYQDDLNHIDVRTPINFRFEFWNMVEGANLNLSMHLYTFTGECIFNVGTQSEPFSKGLVSATCELPGNFLNDGSYVVSMMIVKDTSTVLYNMEEALVFDIEDYRENVTWYGKWPGYIRPQLNFSIRQTEHVVND; from the coding sequence ATGCCTGTAATTGTCGCTGAAAATATCAGCAAGAAATATATCATCGACCATCAACGTAAAAATGGCCCGACCAGCCTGAGAGACATTGTCGCCGACACAGTAGGCAAATTGTTTTCAGGAAAGGAGGATACGGGCGAGAAGGAGGAGTTTTGGGCGTTGAAGGATGTAAATTTCAGCATTGACCAGGGTGACAGAATAGGAATTGTAGGGCATAACGGGGCCGGAAAATCGACCCTGCTTAAAATACTCAGCCGCATTACCGAGCCTACCACGGGGCAGATCCGCATTGACGGGCGCATTGCCAGCCTCCTGGAAGTAGGTACGGGTTTTCACCCCGAGCTCACCGGCAGGGAAAACATCTTTCTCAATGGCGCCATTCTTGGCATGTCCAAGCGGGAAATCCGTCAGTCCTTTGATGCAATCGTTGATTTTGCAGGAGTTGAAAAATTTCTTGATACCCCTGTAAAAAGATACTCGTCGGGCATGTACGTCCGGCTGGGATTTGCCATCGCAGCACACCTTAATCCTGAGATCCTGATCGTGGATGAAGTACTGGCAGTGGGGGACACCGAGTTTCAGAAAAAGTGCCTCGGTAAAATGAGGGATGTATCCGAAAGCGGTCGTACGCTCCTGTTTGTCAGTCACAACCTGACCGCTATCCAGGCACTTTGTAACAAGTCATTCTATTTTGAAAAAGGTCGCCTCATTGATCAGGGCGAAACGACGCATATTGTAACCAACTATCTCAGCAAGGTTTCGCACAAGACCCTTGAAAAGCACTGGGACAATGTGGACGAGGCACCGGGCAATGACCAGGTGAGGGTAAAGAGTTTCAAGCTGTTCCCTGATTACCAGGACGACCTCAACCATATCGATGTCAGGACACCGATCAATTTCCGGTTTGAATTCTGGAATATGGTGGAAGGTGCCAACCTAAACCTGAGCATGCACCTGTATACTTTTACGGGAGAATGCATTTTCAATGTAGGTACGCAGTCGGAACCGTTCAGCAAGGGGCTGGTGAGTGCTACCTGCGAGCTGCCGGGCAATTTCCTGAACGACGGCTCCTACGTGGTATCCATGATGATCGTGAAAGATACCAGCACAGTACTTTACAATATGGAGGAGGCGCTGGTGTTTGATATCGAGGACTACCGGGAAAATGTTACCTGGTATGGCAAATGGCCGGGTTATATTCGTCCGCAACTTAATTTTTCCATTCGCCAAACTGAACATGTAGTGAATGATTAA
- a CDS encoding glycosyltransferase family 4 protein codes for MEQKKILFVSHDANRAGSQLLLLQLLRLLKARGVPMHLLLCNGGELEHEFEQVCGVTKLYHSVRVTPSPITGRLLRKVNLHKLYEERSAQRVSGRIAAELDVQHIGLVFINSIANAGVYYESLKFLHHLPLVVFAHELGMSVKIYTHEKHLQFLLKQADHLIAVSQAVARYYIARFGYSEKRVSTFTLFDHHHIDHKLQYIQHDILEKTYRVPEDAIVIGGCGNAEWRKGNDLFNWIAKSVIQKTSPLPVYFVWVGAGPQHEIYDLIESDIRQMGLTERIILVPPTSQALDYINRFDVLLLSSREDPYPLVVLEAAWQEIPVVCFDNAGGAPELVESDAGFVVPFMDIPAATDAIIRLVLDQSMRETMGNNARKKVLERHNADKSVARIEAIVQKYLPLQISEQHNQ; via the coding sequence ATGGAGCAAAAGAAAATACTATTCGTCAGTCATGATGCAAACCGGGCAGGCAGCCAGCTGCTGCTGCTCCAGTTGCTGCGGCTGCTGAAAGCACGGGGTGTTCCCATGCACCTGCTACTATGCAACGGAGGCGAACTTGAACACGAGTTTGAGCAGGTTTGCGGGGTAACCAAGCTTTACCATTCGGTAAGGGTAACCCCGTCACCGATCACCGGCCGTCTGCTCCGCAAGGTTAACCTGCACAAGCTTTACGAAGAACGGTCTGCACAGCGCGTAAGCGGCAGGATTGCTGCTGAGCTGGATGTGCAGCATATAGGGCTGGTTTTTATCAACTCTATCGCCAATGCAGGTGTTTACTACGAGTCACTCAAATTTCTGCACCACCTGCCGCTCGTCGTATTTGCGCATGAGCTGGGGATGTCCGTCAAGATTTACACGCACGAAAAGCATCTTCAGTTTTTACTGAAGCAGGCGGATCACCTGATTGCCGTATCCCAGGCAGTCGCCAGGTACTACATAGCCCGGTTTGGCTATTCCGAAAAGCGTGTCAGCACGTTCACGCTGTTTGACCATCATCATATAGACCATAAACTGCAGTACATCCAGCACGATATTCTTGAAAAAACATACAGAGTCCCGGAAGATGCCATTGTGATCGGCGGGTGCGGGAATGCCGAGTGGCGAAAAGGCAATGATCTTTTCAACTGGATCGCCAAGAGCGTTATCCAGAAAACCAGCCCGCTGCCCGTGTACTTCGTATGGGTGGGTGCCGGTCCCCAGCATGAGATTTACGACCTGATCGAGAGTGATATCAGGCAAATGGGGCTTACAGAACGCATTATTCTCGTTCCCCCAACTTCCCAGGCCCTCGATTATATCAACCGGTTCGACGTGCTGCTGCTCAGCTCCCGCGAAGATCCTTACCCGCTTGTGGTACTCGAAGCTGCTTGGCAGGAAATACCCGTTGTATGTTTTGACAATGCGGGAGGTGCTCCCGAACTGGTGGAATCGGACGCAGGATTTGTAGTGCCTTTCATGGATATCCCGGCTGCTACGGATGCGATTATCCGCCTCGTACTTGATCAGTCGATGCGTGAAACGATGGGAAACAATGCAAGGAAAAAGGTGCTGGAACGTCACAATGCGGACAAAAGCGTGGCCCGGATTGAAGCCATTGTCCAAAAGTACCTACCTTTGCAGATATCGGAACAGCACAATCAATGA
- a CDS encoding ArnT family glycosyltransferase has protein sequence MVLLYWLSFAVFLYCIGFVAKRIAQPSLTEWIIVSFVLFTGSVIPTGFILSALHLTGQEFGWITGNFIVLGLHYALWSLLVPARHVSVRSIAANRGATFRAWVRELSPYLKTVFGLMFGTLVIIAITNFILVVFTVPNEWDSMTGHLNRAVRYIQRGTMAHFGGTNWNMDTYPKSPTTIQIYTYLISGRIENAFKFIHHLSYFITLVAVFGIAQRIGRNLSASFFCALAYAMFLDFLMQAVTTETDIVLTAYLSCLLYFIFTYYNTRDNRYLYLAGMTFGIVFGHKVTFALLLPSVFVIMLYGIFLAPNVKVFFNRTLRLGLAILLAVLIYTLPTGYIRNMQVFGHPIGPPTALQHQSVERFGGPKTQIKEGTRNIARYIYDFCNLDGIRNAQWGYNLNSVIRKPIVVLEDKLNLRLDEETRYSIVPFVFQRRFDFYNANPYWGVFGFALALPLILLVLIRVFRSRVHLFLAIAFCLHFIAISFSAVYDPFKGRYFIETGLFGVLFFLLLFSHHRLSIIKPRRNVWKGYVLVVVFLACISALMSIFLNVRCLPLPAYGHQSALGMDRIASQTFARPDITRAYQRFDSLVPPDATVALATINDDFEYPLYGAKLSRKLISINPFEQGLKPIPKEAEYLFYAKSVVNDTSRIKPLPGDIRLGSDTTMTNLIVRGEDYYLRKLK, from the coding sequence ATGGTACTACTTTACTGGCTTTCCTTTGCGGTATTTCTGTATTGTATTGGCTTTGTAGCCAAAAGGATTGCTCAGCCGTCACTGACAGAATGGATCATTGTCAGTTTTGTTCTCTTTACAGGATCCGTTATCCCTACGGGTTTTATCCTTTCCGCACTCCATCTTACCGGTCAGGAATTTGGCTGGATCACCGGTAACTTCATTGTGCTCGGGCTGCATTATGCATTGTGGAGCCTGCTGGTGCCGGCCAGGCATGTATCCGTAAGAAGCATTGCTGCCAACCGGGGCGCTACTTTCCGGGCCTGGGTACGCGAGCTGTCGCCCTATCTGAAAACGGTTTTCGGGCTGATGTTTGGAACGCTGGTGATTATTGCAATAACCAACTTTATCCTGGTTGTTTTTACCGTTCCGAATGAATGGGACAGCATGACGGGACATCTTAACCGGGCGGTCCGCTACATTCAGCGCGGTACTATGGCGCATTTCGGCGGGACCAACTGGAACATGGATACTTATCCGAAAAGTCCCACTACGATCCAGATTTACACTTATCTGATTAGCGGCAGGATCGAGAATGCATTCAAGTTCATTCATCACCTTTCGTACTTCATTACCCTGGTTGCTGTCTTCGGGATTGCACAGCGTATCGGCCGAAATCTTTCAGCGAGCTTCTTCTGTGCGCTGGCCTATGCGATGTTCCTGGACTTCCTGATGCAGGCAGTCACTACTGAAACCGACATTGTACTCACTGCCTACCTGAGCTGCCTGCTCTATTTCATTTTTACCTACTACAATACGCGCGACAATCGCTACCTGTACCTTGCCGGAATGACGTTCGGGATTGTGTTCGGGCACAAGGTCACGTTTGCATTGCTGCTTCCTTCGGTTTTTGTGATTATGCTGTACGGCATTTTTCTTGCTCCGAATGTAAAAGTCTTCTTCAATCGTACGCTACGGCTCGGCCTGGCTATATTGCTGGCTGTGCTGATATACACACTTCCTACCGGCTATATTCGTAATATGCAGGTCTTTGGTCACCCCATCGGGCCGCCTACTGCGTTGCAGCACCAGTCTGTTGAGCGGTTTGGAGGTCCCAAGACGCAGATCAAGGAAGGTACCCGAAATATCGCACGTTATATCTACGACTTCTGCAACCTGGACGGAATCCGCAATGCGCAGTGGGGGTACAACCTCAATTCAGTGATCCGAAAGCCGATTGTAGTGCTTGAAGACAAGCTGAACCTGCGCCTGGATGAAGAAACACGTTATTCGATTGTTCCTTTTGTTTTTCAGCGCCGGTTTGACTTTTATAATGCTAATCCGTACTGGGGCGTGTTCGGGTTTGCGCTGGCATTGCCGCTGATACTGCTGGTACTCATCCGTGTTTTTCGTTCGCGGGTCCATTTGTTTCTGGCGATTGCCTTCTGCCTGCACTTCATTGCAATCTCATTTTCCGCCGTGTACGATCCTTTTAAAGGACGTTACTTTATAGAGACCGGGCTTTTCGGAGTGTTGTTTTTCCTGCTTCTTTTTTCACACCATCGTTTATCGATTATAAAACCAAGAAGAAATGTCTGGAAAGGATACGTGCTGGTGGTTGTATTTCTGGCGTGCATTTCTGCATTGATGTCGATTTTCCTGAATGTGCGCTGCCTGCCGCTGCCTGCCTATGGTCATCAATCTGCACTGGGCATGGATCGTATAGCCTCCCAGACTTTCGCGCGTCCTGATATTACCAGAGCCTACCAGCGATTCGATTCGCTTGTGCCGCCGGATGCCACGGTAGCGCTGGCGACGATCAATGATGATTTTGAATATCCTTTATATGGGGCAAAATTATCCAGAAAGCTCATTTCCATTAATCCATTTGAGCAGGGCCTCAAACCTATCCCGAAAGAAGCGGAATATCTTTTTTACGCCAAAAGCGTAGTGAATGATACCAGCCGCATCAAACCTTTGCCCGGCGATATCCGCCTTGGCTCCGATACAACCATGACAAACCTGATTGTCAGGGGAGAAGATTACTATCTCAGAAAGCTTAAATAG
- a CDS encoding WbqC family protein gives MTIAIMQPYLFPYIGYYQLIQAADKFIVYDDVNFINKGWINRNNILVGGKPHLFTIPLKDASQNKLIREVELATDPGWKKKLLKTLVQSYQKAPYFQNVFDMIEEIVNLDVLTISEMAVQGLKKTCAYMQIGTEITPSTTIYGNSHLKGQERILDICRQEQATHYINPAGGTELYDKERFAEESIQLSFLKSTESPYPQLKNAFVPWLSVIDVLMFNAPEQIGEHLKAYQLF, from the coding sequence ATGACCATCGCCATCATGCAGCCCTATTTGTTTCCATACATAGGGTACTACCAGCTTATCCAGGCTGCCGACAAGTTTATCGTTTATGACGATGTGAACTTTATCAACAAAGGATGGATCAATCGCAACAACATACTGGTGGGCGGCAAGCCCCACCTTTTTACCATTCCATTGAAGGATGCCAGCCAGAATAAATTGATCCGGGAGGTGGAACTGGCCACAGATCCGGGATGGAAGAAGAAACTCCTGAAAACCCTCGTACAGTCCTATCAGAAAGCGCCTTATTTTCAAAACGTTTTTGATATGATTGAAGAAATAGTAAATTTAGATGTGCTTACCATTTCAGAAATGGCGGTTCAGGGATTGAAAAAAACCTGTGCTTATATGCAGATTGGTACGGAAATTACACCCTCTACAACGATATACGGGAACAGTCACCTGAAAGGGCAGGAGCGTATCCTGGACATCTGCCGGCAAGAACAGGCCACACATTACATTAATCCTGCGGGTGGTACAGAGCTGTATGACAAGGAACGGTTTGCAGAGGAAAGCATCCAACTCAGCTTCCTGAAAAGCACAGAAAGTCCTTACCCGCAATTAAAAAATGCCTTTGTACCCTGGCTTTCGGTGATTGACGTACTGATGTTCAATGCGCCGGAACAAATCGGGGAACACCTTAAAGCTTACCAATTGTTTTAG
- a CDS encoding SLBB domain-containing protein, which yields MNLLQLAKSYKYILPYFLSLLISLPAFSQAIQTAPTTASPASTGAGQGGQASGAGAANNAAGNQPGNNNQQQQGTQQRAQQAADSRVERARLNAELNGRNRDTTRTTNTDSARVQLTPEEQAREAFRRKIFGYSVFANKQLDPIPDFQIATPTNYIVGPGDELKIYVYNYAESTFNVVVTKDGFISIPRAGNVYVSGRTIEEVRKILIDKFSRFMPGLIGAGGETARTKLTVALGEVRTVRVFVTGEVINPGTYELSSLSSAFNALYQAGGPNEIGSFRDVRVVRQGKVVAHLDIYDYLVNGKIDGDIRVQDNDNIIVGYYQKRAEVTGMVKRPGIYELAGQEKLGDMLRYAGGFNDKAYRGRLKIQRITSRERKILDVGEEEYNAFEMMTGDSVHVETVLDRFENIVTIEGAVMRPGDYSLDNSPSLKKLIENAAGLREDAFVGRINVLRTRQDLTIQNISLNYSDVINNVVPDLILTRLDQVIIPSKFDMAETAYVSVEGEVNNTRFSANEGRFPYTADMTLEDLLLQAGGLKESAYTTEVEVIRRKRNSIAGAANAQISEVFKFDVNRDLSLNSKVTNFQLMPFDQVTVRKSPNYVEQQTVFVEGEVLIAGPYTIINKNDKISDIIKRAGGLTELAYPEGATLLRRTLIRNLEEPVDYDQAALSERSIKSGLIVGDQPNVKEESIGIKLKNILKNPGSFEDLIVQEGDILRIPKRLETVQVTGSVLYPTTVKYGKGMNFSDYISQSGGFTPQSLRKSAYIKYPNGNVDRTRRFLFFNVYPKVEPGSEIFVPVRALPALNTQQTIATATGLLGSVMGLVVTILAFRSIR from the coding sequence ATGAACCTACTTCAATTGGCAAAAAGTTATAAATACATTCTACCCTATTTTCTCAGTTTACTCATTTCCCTTCCCGCATTTTCCCAGGCAATCCAAACCGCACCTACCACTGCTTCACCTGCTTCCACGGGAGCTGGTCAGGGCGGACAGGCCAGCGGCGCAGGCGCAGCCAACAATGCCGCCGGAAACCAGCCGGGGAACAACAACCAGCAGCAGCAGGGAACTCAGCAGCGCGCCCAGCAAGCCGCAGACAGCCGCGTGGAGCGTGCCAGGCTCAATGCCGAGCTGAATGGCAGAAACCGCGATACGACCAGAACCACCAATACGGACAGTGCCCGGGTCCAGCTGACACCCGAAGAGCAGGCCAGAGAAGCTTTTCGCAGGAAAATATTCGGGTACTCTGTTTTTGCCAATAAACAACTTGATCCTATCCCTGATTTTCAGATTGCCACCCCTACCAACTATATAGTAGGCCCGGGTGACGAGCTGAAAATCTACGTTTATAATTACGCTGAAAGCACCTTTAATGTTGTAGTTACCAAAGATGGATTTATTTCTATCCCGAGGGCAGGGAACGTGTATGTTTCAGGCCGTACGATTGAGGAAGTACGCAAGATCCTGATCGACAAGTTTTCAAGATTTATGCCCGGTCTGATCGGTGCAGGAGGCGAAACGGCTCGTACCAAACTGACTGTGGCCCTCGGGGAAGTGCGGACCGTCCGCGTGTTTGTGACGGGCGAAGTGATCAATCCCGGTACCTATGAACTTTCATCGCTTTCCTCGGCTTTCAATGCATTGTACCAGGCAGGCGGTCCCAATGAAATCGGCTCGTTCCGGGATGTGCGTGTGGTAAGGCAGGGAAAAGTAGTAGCCCACCTTGACATTTATGACTATCTCGTCAACGGAAAAATTGATGGCGATATCCGGGTGCAGGACAATGACAACATCATTGTAGGATACTACCAGAAACGCGCAGAAGTAACCGGCATGGTGAAGCGTCCCGGAATTTACGAGCTTGCCGGACAGGAAAAGCTGGGTGACATGCTGCGCTACGCGGGCGGATTTAATGACAAAGCTTACCGTGGCCGTCTTAAAATACAGCGTATTACCTCGCGGGAACGCAAAATACTGGATGTAGGCGAGGAAGAGTACAATGCCTTCGAGATGATGACGGGCGACTCGGTACATGTGGAAACGGTACTCGATCGTTTTGAAAATATCGTGACCATTGAAGGAGCGGTCATGCGGCCGGGAGACTATTCACTGGATAACAGTCCCTCCTTGAAAAAGCTGATCGAAAATGCAGCAGGCCTGCGGGAGGATGCATTTGTAGGACGTATCAATGTGCTGCGTACGCGTCAGGACCTTACTATTCAGAATATTTCCCTGAACTATTCTGATGTGATTAACAATGTAGTTCCCGACCTGATCCTCACACGCCTGGACCAGGTGATCATACCTTCCAAGTTCGATATGGCTGAAACTGCTTATGTGAGTGTGGAAGGAGAGGTAAACAATACCCGGTTCAGTGCCAATGAAGGCCGGTTTCCATACACGGCTGATATGACGCTGGAAGACCTGCTTTTACAGGCAGGAGGTCTGAAAGAATCGGCGTATACCACCGAAGTAGAGGTAATCAGGAGAAAACGAAACAGCATAGCCGGCGCAGCAAATGCGCAGATTTCTGAAGTTTTTAAGTTTGATGTAAACCGGGACCTGTCGCTGAACAGCAAGGTGACCAACTTTCAGCTCATGCCGTTTGACCAGGTGACGGTGCGCAAATCACCCAACTACGTGGAGCAGCAAACGGTTTTTGTGGAAGGGGAAGTACTCATTGCCGGTCCTTACACGATCATTAATAAAAATGACAAGATCAGTGACATTATCAAGCGTGCGGGCGGGCTTACCGAACTGGCTTATCCGGAGGGCGCTACCCTGCTCCGCAGAACGCTGATCCGGAACCTGGAAGAGCCTGTGGACTATGATCAGGCTGCCTTGTCGGAAAGAAGCATTAAAAGTGGCCTTATTGTGGGTGATCAGCCCAATGTAAAGGAAGAGTCTATCGGGATCAAGCTCAAAAACATCCTGAAAAACCCGGGATCGTTTGAGGATTTGATTGTACAGGAAGGAGATATCCTGCGCATTCCGAAACGTCTGGAAACGGTGCAGGTAACCGGCTCGGTACTTTACCCTACTACTGTAAAATACGGAAAAGGCATGAATTTCAGTGACTACATTTCCCAATCGGGCGGGTTTACGCCTCAGTCGCTGAGAAAAAGTGCATACATCAAATACCCGAACGGAAATGTGGACAGAACGCGGCGGTTCCTGTTTTTCAACGTATATCCGAAAGTGGAACCGGGTTCCGAGATTTTTGTGCCGGTACGTGCCCTTCCGGCGCTGAACACCCAGCAGACCATCGCAACAGCCACAGGTTTACTTGGTTCGGTAATGGGATTAGTTGTAACAATTTTGGCTTTCAGATCCATCAGATAA
- a CDS encoding acetyltransferase, translated as MAKVIIFGVLDTAELAHYYLTNDSEHDVVAFTIHREYLDNPSFKDLPVVAFEDVETLFSPADHVFFAPMTGRNMNRNREKIYNEAKAKGYRFISYVSSRATLFGNEIGENCFILEDNTIQPFTTIGNNVVMWSGNHIGHHGQIKDHVFFTSHVVLSGHCVVESHAFFGVNSTIRDYTTIAQGTLVGMASAITRETEEWSIYIGNPAKKVPGKKSFEAY; from the coding sequence ATGGCAAAAGTTATCATTTTTGGAGTACTTGATACCGCAGAATTAGCACACTATTACCTGACAAATGATTCGGAACACGATGTAGTTGCGTTTACAATACACCGCGAGTACCTTGACAATCCATCTTTCAAAGACCTCCCCGTAGTGGCTTTTGAAGATGTTGAAACACTCTTTTCTCCCGCTGATCACGTCTTTTTCGCTCCCATGACCGGCCGCAATATGAACCGGAACCGCGAAAAGATTTACAATGAAGCCAAAGCAAAAGGTTACCGATTCATTTCATATGTCAGCTCCCGGGCAACATTGTTCGGTAATGAAATTGGTGAAAATTGCTTTATCCTGGAAGATAATACCATTCAGCCCTTTACGACCATCGGAAACAATGTGGTCATGTGGAGCGGCAATCATATCGGCCATCACGGCCAGATCAAAGACCACGTTTTCTTTACTTCCCACGTCGTCCTTTCCGGGCATTGTGTAGTGGAGTCGCATGCTTTCTTCGGTGTCAACAGTACCATTCGTGATTATACGACAATTGCGCAGGGCACATTGGTGGGGATGGCCTCGGCAATAACCAGGGAAACCGAAGAATGGAGCATTTACATTGGCAATCCGGCCAAGAAAGTACCCGGAAAAAAGAGTTTTGAGGCTTACTGA